A window from Parambassis ranga chromosome 13, fParRan2.1, whole genome shotgun sequence encodes these proteins:
- the LOC114445435 gene encoding lymphoid enhancer-binding factor 1-like isoform X3: protein MKGSAAVNAAVGQKWNALSKEEQARYYEEAEAERRLHAQLHPGWSTADNYGKKRKRVRRRAAAASRDQDGRLLSPVYTVIFL, encoded by the exons ATGAAGGGCAGTGCGGCTGTGAATGCAGCTGTGGGTCAGAAG tggaacGCACTGtcaaaggaggagcaggccagatATTATGAGGAGGCCGAGGCAGAGCGGCGGCTCCATGCCCAGCTGCACCCAGGATGGTCGACAGCAGACAACTAT ggcaaaaagaggaagagggtcAGGAGGAGGGCTGCAGCTGCAAGCAGAG ATCAAGATGGCAGACTGCTTTCTCCTGTATATACTGTGATTTTCTTGTAA
- the LOC114445429 gene encoding dehydrogenase/reductase SDR family member 13-like: MSTLLLVVGVVIGVAYIYRHVVVKGKSCTSTAKLHGRTVIVTGSNTGIGKTTAMDLAKRGARVILACRSKQRGEAALEEIKRESGSNQVVFMQLDLGSLKSVRSFAETFLKSEPRLDILINNAGIYMQGRTEDGLGMMFGVNHIGHFLLTNLLLDRLKECGPSRVVTVSSLTHNFGNINFDCLNTHKALGLGTSSMETLRVYSDSKLCNVLFTHELAKKLQGSKVTCYSLHPGAINSELARNTSPVLQILLKPLTAYFFKNTIQGCQTTLHCTLQEGIEHLSGRYFSNCTVRKVYPKAKDDAAARKLWELSERLCGLA; this comes from the exons ATGTCGACCCTGCTGCTGGTTGTGGGTGTAGTGATAGGAGTTGCTTACATTTACAGACATGTTGTGGTGAAGGGAAAGAGCTGCACGAGCACAGCCAAGCTGCATGGGAGAACTGTGATTGTAACAG GCAGCAACACAGGCATTGGTAAGACCACAGCCATGGATCTGGCTAAAAGAGGAGCCAGAGTGATCCTGGCCTGTCGCAgtaagcagagaggagaagctgCTCTTGAGGAGATCAAGAGA GAGAGTGGCAGCAACCAGGTGGTGTTCATGCAGCTGGACCTGGGGAGTCTCAAGTCTGTTCGCAGCTTTGCAGAAACCTTTTTGAAGTCTGAGCCCAGACTAGACATCCTCATCAACAATGCAG GCATTTATATGCAGGGTCGAACAGAAGATGGGCTGGGCATGATGTTTGGTGTCAACCACATCGGCCACTTTCTGCTAACCAACCTGCTGCTGGACCGCCTGAAGGAGTGCGGGCCGAGCAGGGTGGTCACCGTGTCGTCTTTAACACATAACTTTGGCAATATCAATTTTGACTGCCTGAACACCCACAAAGCACTGGGACTGGGGACCTCGTCCATGGAGACACTCCGGGTCTACTCCGACAGCAAGCTGTGCAACGTTCTCTTCACCCACGAGCTGGCCAAGAAACTGCAAGGAAGCAAGGTCACGTGCTACAGCCTCCATCCAG GAGCTATCAACTCTGAGCTGGCCAGGAACACAAGCCCAGTACTGCAGATCCTACTTAAGCCCCTGACTGCATATTTCTTCAAGAACACCATCCAGGGATGTCAGACGACCCTACACTGCACCCTCCAGGAGGGGATCGAACACCTGAGCGGACGTTACTTCTCTAACTGCACTGTGAGAAAAGTCTACCCCAAAGCAAAGGATGACGCTGCAGCAAGGAAGCTGTGGGAGCTCAGCGAGAGACTGTGTGGTCTTGCATAA
- the LOC114445430 gene encoding dehydrogenase/reductase SDR family member 13-like: MSALLYFIAGAVLLYVLIYYNVCRGARCLSSVKLRGKTVIVTGSNTGIGKSTALDLAKRGARVIMACRNKEKAEAAAFDIRRESGNNQVVFMELDLASLKSVRRFAEAFLKTEPRLDILINNAGVIGPGRTEDGFGLAFGVNHLGHFLLTNLLLERLQQCGPSRVVTVAALLHRLGNIDFPLLDSTKDLVVGQTNWNNIQAYSNSKLCNVLFTRELANRLEGTGVTCYSLHPGVIYTEVCRNMSLWLRLLMIPFAMLFFLDTEGGSQTTLHCALQEGIEPLSGRYFSNCALQQVGAKGRDDALGKKLWEVSERLTSPS; the protein is encoded by the exons ATGTCCGCGTTGCTTTACTTCATTGCAGGAGCAGTTTTACTTTACGTGTTAATTTACTACAATGTGTGCAGAGGAGCAAGATGCTTAAGTTCAGTGAAGCTGCGGGGCAAGACTGTCATCGTTACAG GGAGCAACACAGGTATTGGCAAGTCTACAGCTCTGGATTTGGCAAAGAGGGGAGCGAGGGTGATCATGGCCTGCCGCAACAAGGAGAAGGCTGAGGCTGCCGCCTTTGACATCCGCAGA GAGAGTGGGAACAATCAGGTGGTGTTCATGGAGCTGGATCTGGCAAGTTTAAAGTCTGTTCGCAGATTTGCTGAGGCCTTCCTGAAGACTGAACCCAGACTGGACATCCTCATTAACAATGCAG GTGTGATAGGCCCAGGACGTACTGAGGACGGCTTCGGGTTGGCGTTCGGAGTGAACCACCTGGGTCACTTCCTGCTCACTAACCTCCTCTTGGAGCGGCTGCAGCAGTGCGGGCCCAGTCGCGTGGTCACAGTGGCTGCGCTCCTGCACCGTTTGGGAAACATAGACTTCCCTCTGCTGGACTCCACAAAGGATTTAGTGGTGGGTCAGACTAACTGGAACAACATTCAGGCCTATAGTAACAGCAAACTGTGTAACGTGCTCTTTACCAGAGAGCTGGCTAACAGGCTGGAGGGCACCGGTGTCACCTGCTACAGCCTGCACCCAG GAGTCATCTACACAGAAGTGTGCAGGAACATGAGTCTGTGGCTGCGGCTTCTCATGATCCCCTTCGCCATGCTCTTCTTCCTGGACACCGAGGGCGGGTCCCAAACCACTTTGCACTGTGCCCTGCAGGAGGGCATTGAGCCTCTCAGCGGCCGCTACTTTTCCAACTGTGCACTGCAACAAGTAGGAGCCAAGGGGCGAGACGACGCACTCGGAAAGAAACTGTGGGAAGTAAGTGAGAGGCTAACCAGTCCATCCTGA